Proteins encoded in a region of the Streptomyces sp. PCS3-D2 genome:
- a CDS encoding YbaB/EbfC family nucleoid-associated protein — protein sequence MIPGGGQPNMQQLLQQAQKMQQDLAAAQEELARTEVEGQAGGGLVKATVTGSGELRALVIDPKAVDPEDTETLADLVVAAVQAAGENAQALQQQKLGPLAQGLGGGSGIPGLPF from the coding sequence GTGATTCCCGGTGGTGGCCAGCCCAACATGCAGCAGCTGCTCCAGCAGGCCCAGAAGATGCAGCAGGACCTCGCCGCCGCGCAGGAGGAGCTGGCGCGGACCGAGGTCGAGGGCCAGGCCGGCGGCGGCCTGGTCAAGGCGACCGTCACCGGCTCCGGTGAGCTGCGCGCCCTGGTGATCGACCCGAAGGCCGTGGATCCGGAGGACACGGAGACGCTGGCCGACCTCGTGGTCGCGGCGGTCCAGGCGGCGGGCGAGAACGCCCAGGCGCTCCAGCAGCAGAAGCTGGGCCCCCTCGCGCAGGGCCTGGGCGGTGGCAGCGGGATTCCCGGCCTGCCATTCTAG
- a CDS encoding SLATT domain-containing protein, with protein sequence MSQPEMQPEGPPRDPREEGGGPMAAGDLTGRPFPLGDWGEPAERLDELYRRVEADALRTAEWYLSDRAWKRRGARVLRVGAALGAVTGAAMPVLELTGSAPGGSAYGYLALLLGAAALACDRFFGLTSGWMRDVATAQAVQRRLQTLQFDWASENVREVLGPTEGTASEAAERCLTVLRRFSEDITELVRSETADWMVEFRSGPAPLVMQSLGASGARGADAYVPPARFPLPPGTRPNMPRQRPPEQPR encoded by the coding sequence GTGAGCCAACCGGAGATGCAGCCCGAGGGGCCACCCCGGGATCCCCGGGAGGAGGGCGGCGGGCCGATGGCGGCGGGCGATCTGACCGGCCGGCCCTTCCCCCTCGGGGACTGGGGGGAGCCCGCCGAGCGGCTCGACGAGCTCTACCGGCGGGTCGAGGCGGACGCGCTGCGCACGGCCGAGTGGTACCTGTCCGACCGGGCGTGGAAGCGCCGCGGAGCGCGCGTGCTGCGCGTCGGCGCCGCCCTGGGGGCCGTCACGGGCGCCGCGATGCCGGTACTGGAACTGACCGGCTCGGCGCCGGGCGGATCGGCGTACGGGTACCTGGCGCTGCTGCTGGGCGCGGCCGCGCTGGCCTGCGACCGGTTCTTCGGACTGACGTCGGGTTGGATGCGGGACGTGGCCACGGCCCAGGCGGTGCAGCGCCGGCTCCAGACCCTGCAGTTCGACTGGGCCTCGGAGAACGTCCGCGAGGTGCTCGGGCCCACCGAGGGCACCGCCAGCGAGGCCGCCGAGCGGTGCCTGACCGTGCTGCGGCGCTTCTCCGAGGACATCACGGAGCTGGTGCGGTCGGAGACCGCGGACTGGATGGTGGAGTTCCGTTCCGGTCCCGCTCCGCTGGTGATGCAGTCGCTGGGGGCCTCCGGGGCGCGCGGCGCTGACGCGTACGTCCCGCCGGCCCGCTTCCCGCTGCCGCCGGGCACCCGCCCCAACATGCCGCGCCAGCGGCCCCCCGAGCAGCCGCGCTGA
- a CDS encoding GntR family transcriptional regulator, translated as MPGSGAVTRNTLRQQIADALRDEVLAGRLPPGTEFTVKQIAEQYEVSATPVREALVDLSAQGLLELVQHRGFRVRVFSVDDFRGMIEARSLVVDGIFRRLAERGTTPGFGEMLVSVRRRGEEARRAARSGSLEVLIGYDLRFWRELSGLVANPYITEFLHRIRVQCWVFAVPHLQRDPQLREALWDGHSDLVDAVTRADADAVRRIVHGYNEHALAWAERL; from the coding sequence ATGCCAGGCAGCGGCGCTGTCACCCGCAACACGCTTCGCCAGCAGATCGCGGACGCGCTGCGTGACGAGGTGCTCGCGGGACGCTTGCCCCCGGGGACCGAGTTCACCGTGAAGCAGATCGCCGAGCAGTACGAGGTCTCCGCGACTCCGGTGCGCGAGGCGCTCGTGGACCTCTCGGCCCAGGGGCTGCTGGAACTGGTCCAGCACCGGGGTTTCCGGGTGCGGGTCTTCTCGGTCGACGACTTCCGCGGCATGATCGAGGCCCGTTCGCTGGTCGTGGACGGCATCTTCCGCCGGCTCGCCGAGCGGGGCACCACCCCGGGCTTCGGCGAGATGCTGGTGTCGGTGCGCCGCCGGGGCGAGGAGGCGCGCAGGGCGGCCCGGAGCGGCTCCCTGGAGGTGCTGATCGGCTACGACCTGCGTTTTTGGCGGGAACTCAGCGGGCTCGTCGCCAACCCGTACATCACCGAGTTCCTGCACCGCATCCGCGTGCAGTGCTGGGTCTTCGCCGTCCCCCACCTCCAGCGCGACCCGCAGCTGCGGGAAGCCCTCTGGGACGGGCACAGCGATCTGGTGGACGCCGTGACCCGGGCGGACGCCGATGCCGTCCGCCGCATCGTGCACGGCTACAACGAGCACGCGCTGGCCTGGGCCGAGCGCCTCTGA
- a CDS encoding aspartate aminotransferase family protein — protein sequence MTPHVTPHTLAAVKDADRKHVFHSWSAQALIDPLAVAGAEGSFFWDYEGKRYLDFSSQLVNTNIGHQHPKVVAAIQEQAARLCTLAPGFAVDVRSEAARLIAERTPGDLDKIFFTNGGAEAVENAVRMARLHTGRAKVLSTYRSYHGATAAAINLTGDPRRWPSDTAAAGVVHFWGPYLYRSAFHATTEAEECERALTHLADTIAFEGPQSIAAIILETVPGTAGIMVPPAGYLAGVRELCDRYGIVFVLDEVMAGFGRTGAWFAADHWDVTPDLITFAKGVNSGYVPLGGVAISAAIAETFATRPYPGGLTYSGHPLACAAAVATINAMEEEGVVEHAAHLGENVIGPALAEIAERHPSVGEVRGLGAFWALELVRDKETREPLVPYNAAGADNTPMAEFAAACKAGGLWPFVNMNRTHVVPACTITEAEAKEGLALLDEALTVADRHTTG from the coding sequence ATGACCCCTCATGTCACCCCGCACACCCTTGCCGCCGTGAAGGACGCAGATCGGAAGCATGTCTTCCATTCCTGGTCCGCCCAGGCCCTGATCGACCCGCTCGCCGTCGCGGGGGCCGAGGGCTCCTTCTTCTGGGACTACGAGGGCAAGCGCTACCTCGACTTCTCCTCCCAGCTGGTCAACACCAACATCGGCCACCAGCACCCCAAGGTCGTGGCCGCGATCCAGGAGCAGGCCGCCCGGCTCTGCACCCTCGCGCCCGGCTTCGCCGTCGACGTCCGCTCCGAGGCCGCCCGCCTCATCGCCGAGCGGACCCCCGGCGACCTGGACAAGATCTTCTTCACCAACGGGGGCGCCGAAGCCGTCGAGAACGCCGTTCGCATGGCCCGTCTGCACACGGGCCGCGCCAAGGTGCTCTCCACCTACCGCTCGTACCACGGGGCCACCGCCGCCGCGATCAACCTCACCGGGGACCCGCGCCGCTGGCCGTCCGACACCGCCGCGGCCGGCGTCGTGCACTTCTGGGGTCCGTACCTCTACCGTTCCGCCTTCCACGCGACCACCGAGGCCGAGGAGTGCGAGCGCGCCCTCACCCACCTCGCCGACACCATCGCCTTCGAGGGCCCGCAGTCGATCGCGGCGATCATCCTGGAGACCGTGCCGGGCACGGCGGGCATCATGGTCCCGCCCGCGGGCTACCTCGCGGGCGTCCGCGAGCTCTGCGACCGCTACGGCATCGTCTTCGTCCTCGACGAGGTCATGGCCGGCTTCGGCCGCACCGGTGCGTGGTTCGCCGCCGACCACTGGGACGTCACGCCGGACCTGATCACCTTCGCCAAGGGCGTCAACAGCGGCTACGTGCCGCTCGGCGGCGTGGCCATCTCGGCCGCCATCGCCGAGACGTTCGCGACCCGCCCCTACCCGGGCGGACTGACGTACTCCGGACACCCCTTGGCCTGCGCCGCCGCCGTTGCGACGATCAACGCGATGGAGGAGGAGGGCGTCGTCGAGCATGCCGCCCACCTGGGCGAGAACGTGATCGGCCCGGCGCTCGCCGAGATCGCCGAGCGCCACCCGTCGGTCGGCGAGGTCCGCGGCCTCGGTGCCTTCTGGGCCCTGGAACTCGTACGGGACAAGGAGACGCGCGAGCCGCTCGTCCCGTACAACGCGGCCGGGGCGGACAACACCCCGATGGCCGAGTTCGCGGCGGCCTGCAAGGCCGGCGGGCTGTGGCCCTTCGTCAACATGAACCGGACCCATGTCGTCCCCGCTTGCACCATCACGGAGGCCGAGGCCAAGGAGGGCCTGGCCCTGCTGGACGAGGCGCTCACGGTCGCCGACCGGCACACCACCGGGTAG
- a CDS encoding DJ-1/PfpI family protein: protein MSETARKPVHLAVYDTYADWETGHTTAHLTQRGHAVRTVGLTAGAPVTTMGGIRIQPDLGLADLRPEDSSLLILTGASLWDAGDELGPFAAKAREFLAAGVPVAAICGATAGLAREGLLDDRRHTSAVSFYLAEQPGYQGSEHYVEADAVTDGDLITAGPTEPVAFAREVFARLDVYKPEVLDAWYGLFHHSDESAYPVLMAASAAGDA from the coding sequence ATGAGCGAGACCGCACGCAAGCCCGTCCACCTCGCGGTCTACGACACGTACGCGGACTGGGAGACCGGCCACACCACCGCGCACCTCACCCAGCGAGGCCACGCCGTGCGGACCGTCGGCCTCACCGCCGGAGCGCCGGTCACCACCATGGGCGGCATCCGCATCCAGCCTGACCTGGGCCTGGCCGATCTGCGACCGGAGGACTCCTCGCTGCTGATCCTGACCGGGGCCTCCCTGTGGGACGCGGGCGACGAACTGGGGCCCTTCGCGGCGAAGGCCCGGGAGTTCCTGGCCGCCGGCGTACCGGTCGCGGCGATCTGCGGAGCCACCGCCGGCCTCGCCCGCGAGGGACTGCTGGACGACCGCAGGCACACCAGCGCGGTCTCCTTCTACCTGGCCGAACAGCCGGGCTACCAAGGCTCCGAGCACTACGTCGAGGCCGATGCGGTCACCGACGGGGACCTGATCACGGCGGGCCCGACGGAACCGGTCGCCTTCGCCCGCGAGGTCTTCGCCCGCCTGGACGTCTACAAGCCGGAGGTCTTGGACGCCTGGTACGGGCTCTTCCACCACTCGGACGAGAGCGCCTACCCGGTCCTGATGGCGGCATCGGCGGCGGGCGATGCTTGA
- a CDS encoding MarR family winged helix-turn-helix transcriptional regulator, with the protein MLEPTSPASSRTRQDLLSRTALGVFRLNGQFLSLSEELARPAGLTAAWWQVLGAVLREPLPVAGIARSMGITRQSVQRIADLLVAKGLAEYAPNPAHRRAKLLRPTEEGRAAVDRIGPGHSAMAARLASELGDAAFAETVRVLERLAAALDTLPAPRDPAGPAA; encoded by the coding sequence ATGCTTGAGCCGACGTCACCCGCGTCCTCCCGGACCCGGCAGGACCTGCTGAGCCGCACCGCGCTCGGGGTGTTCCGACTGAACGGCCAGTTCCTCTCCCTCTCCGAGGAGCTGGCGCGCCCCGCCGGGCTGACCGCCGCCTGGTGGCAGGTGCTGGGCGCGGTGCTGCGGGAGCCGCTGCCCGTCGCCGGGATCGCCCGCAGCATGGGGATCACCCGGCAGAGCGTCCAACGCATCGCGGACCTGCTCGTCGCCAAGGGCCTCGCCGAGTACGCGCCGAACCCGGCGCACCGGCGGGCCAAGCTGCTGCGCCCGACGGAGGAGGGCCGCGCGGCGGTGGACCGGATCGGCCCGGGCCACTCGGCGATGGCCGCCCGCCTCGCGTCCGAGCTGGGGGACGCCGCCTTCGCGGAGACGGTCCGGGTCCTGGAGCGGCTCGCCGCGGCCCTGGACACGCTGCCCGCGCCGCGTGACCCGGCCGGCCCGGCGGCCTGA
- a CDS encoding serine/threonine-protein kinase, which yields MEQLHPHDPHHVGPYQLLSRLGSGRTGRVYLARSDGGRTVAVTLAHPGLAAREEFRIRFRQELAAARRVVGEWAVPITDADTEAATPWFATDHVVGPSLRRVVAHDFGPLPERSVRVLAAGLAHALQDIHRADVVHGDLTPSKVLITLDGPRVIDFGITRAPTGCETGPPRAGDAIDSPGFTAPERIRSEPVSAACDVFRLGTVLAYATTGRVPFGSAERPGGHAAPPPRGAGVAASELAGVPAGLLDLIRDCLHRDPGARPGPAEVLARLGAEETVADGRALEPWLPAPLVAGLGRRTLRLLDREDAGPDRAAPAPPPPPPPVPPSCSAYPPLEPERPPRPWTASTALLLAVAAVVAALSVGTVYAVMSGAESPRPPVPSPGPPAPTGSGQASASAPGSASGSGSASGSGSASGSASGAAPGSASAPVGGGLPEAYTGTWQAVRAGQTWWLTLTHGGVGEQVMSLTVHDPGFTCSWTAALRGASDPVELDASTVTSGAPPTCTAGGRSRLRLLPDGALRRELAGRGSPPLDYRRQ from the coding sequence ATGGAACAATTGCATCCGCACGACCCGCACCACGTCGGCCCGTACCAGCTGCTGTCCCGGCTCGGCAGCGGTCGCACGGGGCGGGTGTACCTCGCCCGGTCCGACGGCGGCCGTACCGTCGCGGTCACGCTGGCCCACCCCGGACTCGCCGCCCGCGAGGAATTCCGCATCCGCTTCCGCCAGGAGCTCGCCGCGGCCCGCCGGGTGGTCGGCGAGTGGGCCGTCCCGATCACGGACGCCGACACCGAGGCCGCCACCCCCTGGTTCGCCACGGACCACGTCGTCGGACCGAGCCTGCGGCGGGTCGTCGCCCACGACTTCGGCCCGCTGCCGGAACGGTCCGTACGCGTTCTGGCGGCGGGCCTCGCACACGCTCTCCAGGACATCCACCGGGCTGACGTCGTCCATGGCGACCTGACGCCCTCGAAGGTGCTGATCACCCTCGACGGCCCGCGCGTCATCGACTTCGGCATCACCCGCGCCCCCACCGGGTGCGAAACAGGCCCGCCCCGGGCGGGCGACGCCATCGACTCCCCCGGCTTCACGGCCCCCGAGCGGATCCGCAGCGAGCCGGTGAGCGCAGCCTGCGACGTGTTCCGCCTCGGCACGGTCCTGGCGTACGCGACCACGGGACGGGTGCCCTTCGGGAGCGCGGAACGCCCCGGCGGCCACGCGGCACCCCCGCCGCGCGGCGCTGGAGTCGCCGCATCCGAACTGGCCGGCGTACCGGCCGGGTTGCTCGACCTCATACGGGACTGCCTGCACCGGGATCCAGGTGCGCGGCCGGGGCCGGCCGAGGTGCTGGCCCGGCTCGGCGCCGAGGAGACCGTGGCCGACGGGAGGGCCCTGGAGCCCTGGCTGCCGGCGCCGCTGGTGGCCGGGCTCGGCCGGCGCACCCTACGACTGCTGGACCGCGAGGACGCCGGGCCGGACCGCGCGGCGCCGGCACCGCCTCCGCCTCCGCCTCCGGTGCCGCCCTCCTGCTCCGCGTACCCCCCGCTGGAACCGGAACGTCCGCCCAGGCCCTGGACGGCGTCCACCGCCCTGCTCCTCGCGGTCGCCGCGGTCGTCGCAGCCCTGTCCGTCGGCACCGTGTACGCGGTGATGAGCGGGGCAGAGAGTCCGCGGCCGCCCGTCCCGAGCCCCGGTCCGCCAGCGCCGACGGGCTCCGGTCAGGCCTCCGCTTCGGCTCCGGGTTCCGCTTCGGGTTCGGGTTCCGCTTCCGGGTCGGGTTCCGCTTCGGGTTCGGCTTCGGGCGCTGCCCCGGGTTCCGCGTCGGCTCCGGTGGGCGGCGGCCTGCCGGAGGCGTACACCGGCACCTGGCAGGCCGTCCGCGCCGGCCAGACCTGGTGGCTCACCCTCACGCACGGCGGGGTCGGCGAGCAGGTGATGTCCCTGACCGTCCATGACCCCGGATTCACCTGCTCCTGGACAGCGGCCCTGCGCGGCGCTTCCGACCCCGTGGAGCTGGACGCCTCCACCGTCACCTCCGGCGCTCCGCCGACCTGCACGGCGGGCGGCCGGAGCCGACTGCGGCTGCTGCCCGACGGCGCGCTGCGCAGAGAACTCGCGGGGCGCGGCAGTCCCCCGCTCGACTACCGCAGACAGTGA
- a CDS encoding alpha/beta hydrolase codes for MTTGTAETADRAAAAGTARETGAVEAALATGKGGGRGGRLRRTLLASLVAAAVVVPVSAAASARVPAPSPAVFAEDAPPRSRYAANRDNISEALRMAHDAGRSGRADRLRAMAATGATQFLAFDGRGRGRAVEVFGELETADRIAVLVPGSDTTLDTYERFRSGAVALQQRLRADYPRTAVVAWLGYDTPSTVSTTVLTVGRADDAAAELAPFLHWLGDLAAPGARLSLLCHSYGSVVCSRTVTGPAVGDVVLFGSPGTGTGSARELPTSARVWAGRGDADWIAGVPHVRLGGLGFGTDPVDPAFGARAFAAGGGGHSDYLKPGTVSLDALAAIVLGCGPAQEAGHA; via the coding sequence ATGACGACGGGGACGGCCGAAACGGCGGACAGGGCAGCGGCGGCCGGTACGGCGCGGGAAACCGGGGCGGTTGAGGCCGCGCTCGCGACGGGGAAGGGCGGCGGGCGTGGCGGACGCCTGCGCCGCACGCTGCTGGCTTCGCTGGTCGCGGCGGCCGTGGTCGTCCCCGTGTCGGCCGCCGCCTCCGCGCGGGTGCCCGCGCCTTCGCCCGCCGTGTTCGCCGAGGACGCCCCTCCCCGGAGCCGCTATGCGGCCAATCGCGACAACATCTCGGAGGCGCTCCGGATGGCCCATGACGCGGGCCGTTCCGGCCGGGCCGACCGGCTGCGGGCCATGGCCGCAACCGGTGCGACGCAGTTCCTGGCCTTCGACGGCCGCGGCAGGGGCCGTGCCGTCGAGGTGTTCGGCGAGCTGGAGACCGCCGACCGGATCGCCGTCCTGGTACCGGGGTCCGACACCACACTCGACACGTACGAGAGGTTCCGGTCCGGGGCGGTCGCCCTCCAGCAGCGGCTCCGGGCGGACTATCCGCGCACGGCCGTGGTCGCCTGGCTCGGGTACGACACCCCGAGCACGGTCAGCACGACCGTGCTGACGGTCGGCCGGGCCGACGATGCCGCCGCCGAACTGGCACCGTTCCTGCACTGGTTGGGGGATCTGGCCGCACCCGGCGCGCGGCTCTCGCTGCTGTGCCACTCCTACGGCTCGGTCGTCTGCTCACGGACCGTCACCGGCCCCGCCGTCGGCGACGTGGTCCTCTTCGGCAGTCCGGGCACGGGGACCGGATCGGCCCGGGAGCTGCCGACCTCGGCCCGGGTCTGGGCCGGCAGGGGCGACGCCGACTGGATAGCCGGTGTACCGCACGTCCGGCTCGGCGGGCTCGGCTTCGGCACCGACCCGGTCGACCCCGCCTTCGGAGCGCGGGCCTTCGCCGCCGGGGGCGGCGGCCACAGCGATTACCTCAAGCCGGGCACCGTGTCCCTCGACGCCCTGGCCGCCATCGTCCTCGGCTGTGGTCCCGCCCAGGAGGCCGGCCATGCGTGA
- a CDS encoding acyltransferase translates to MRELRARWSALAAGIDTATPADRDRAVDALRALAILGVVLGHWLVTSLAAADGGLRGTSPLTHIPWLTPLTWVFQTLAVFFLVGGHVAARGYASARERGVPYTVWVGQRLGRLFLPVSAVIVLWTVVVAGMLVGGAELGTVRTLVKLVLSPLWFLLVFAALTAATPLVSRIGPAWPAAVVAGVDLWRFWLGGPEWIGWVNVAAGWLVPFTLGATWSRGALARRGRLRLLAGGAAAATTALVLWGGYPASMVGVPGAGVSNLNPPTLAAVTFGLAQCALALLARDRLARRMRRPAAWAKAALLNSSAMTVFLWHQTAMMAVTSLGLLVPARLPGLHTPPDSAGWIAARVVWLPVFAAALGLCWAAFRNHEQVRRPPSTGVPAAHSVPAASAGEFIRA, encoded by the coding sequence ATGCGTGAGCTCCGCGCCCGCTGGTCCGCCCTGGCGGCGGGCATCGACACGGCCACCCCGGCCGACCGAGACCGGGCCGTGGACGCCCTCCGAGCTCTCGCGATCCTCGGGGTGGTCCTCGGCCACTGGCTGGTCACCTCCCTGGCCGCGGCGGACGGCGGTCTGCGCGGCACGAGTCCTCTGACGCACATCCCCTGGCTGACGCCGCTGACCTGGGTGTTCCAGACACTGGCCGTCTTCTTCCTGGTGGGCGGCCACGTCGCCGCCCGCGGGTACGCCTCGGCGCGCGAGCGGGGCGTCCCGTACACGGTGTGGGTCGGACAGCGGCTCGGCCGGCTGTTCCTCCCGGTCTCCGCGGTGATTGTCCTCTGGACGGTCGTCGTGGCGGGCATGCTGGTCGGCGGGGCGGAGCTCGGCACCGTACGGACGCTGGTCAAGCTGGTCCTGTCGCCGCTGTGGTTCCTGCTGGTGTTCGCCGCGCTCACCGCCGCGACTCCGCTGGTGTCCCGGATCGGCCCGGCGTGGCCGGCGGCAGTGGTGGCGGGCGTCGACCTGTGGCGCTTCTGGCTGGGCGGGCCGGAATGGATCGGCTGGGTCAATGTGGCCGCGGGCTGGCTCGTTCCCTTCACGTTGGGCGCCACTTGGTCGCGCGGAGCCCTCGCCCGGCGCGGCCGGCTCCGGCTCCTCGCCGGCGGTGCCGCGGCAGCCACCACCGCGCTGGTCCTGTGGGGCGGGTATCCGGCATCCATGGTGGGCGTTCCTGGGGCTGGCGTCTCGAATCTCAACCCGCCGACGCTGGCCGCGGTCACGTTCGGGCTGGCCCAGTGCGCCCTGGCCCTGCTGGCCCGCGACCGGCTGGCCCGACGCATGCGCAGGCCGGCGGCCTGGGCGAAGGCGGCTCTGCTGAACAGCTCCGCCATGACGGTCTTCCTGTGGCACCAGACCGCCATGATGGCCGTCACCTCGCTCGGGCTCCTCGTCCCCGCGCGGCTGCCCGGGCTGCACACCCCACCCGACTCGGCGGGATGGATAGCCGCCCGGGTGGTGTGGCTGCCGGTGTTCGCGGCCGCGCTGGGGCTGTGCTGGGCGGCGTTCCGCAACCACGAACAGGTCCGGCGTCCCCCGTCGACCGGAGTCCCCGCCGCGCATTCCGTTCCGGCCGCATCCGCCGGGGAGTTCATCCGTGCCTAG
- a CDS encoding sensor histidine kinase: MNEQRVPTAKPKPSGPVKDVAPRLASVMEPALELFTLRRDPLPRMGRPLPRWLARLPHVLVAYAAVFFGFLTTEQLMDHYHVKGGPPLAVALLTALSIWLAMFRPIAAWWLALLAAGWIASMIRHSVGPGQWWPWTPGGILAFALVLLLVSLRVPPRVTIWVVTVSLALTGTAELTSRPDGSQISSMEAAVLFGFVGLLGYALRALRLARGELVEQETLTAEERARRTVLEERSRIARELHDVVAHHMSVISIQAQVAPHLVDNPSEELKENLAGIRENALEALTELRRVLGVLRSEQGGDLAAPKHPQPTLAELDGLVDNVRGAGLDVTTEVAGIRRPLAPGVELTAYRIVQEALSNCLRHAPGSRVEVGVAYGPRELYLCVANSAPSRPAAPSQGAGHGMLGMRERAGMLGGELAAGPRPDGGYEVSAVLPTAPQTPPADTDTSSRTETRKAP; encoded by the coding sequence GTGAACGAACAGCGCGTGCCGACGGCCAAGCCGAAGCCCTCCGGCCCCGTCAAGGACGTCGCGCCGCGGCTGGCGTCGGTCATGGAGCCGGCCCTGGAGCTGTTCACGCTCCGGCGCGACCCGCTCCCCCGGATGGGCCGGCCGCTGCCGCGGTGGCTGGCTCGGCTTCCGCATGTGCTCGTCGCCTACGCGGCGGTGTTCTTCGGGTTCCTGACCACCGAGCAGCTCATGGACCACTACCACGTCAAAGGCGGCCCGCCGCTGGCCGTCGCGCTCCTGACGGCGCTGTCGATCTGGCTCGCGATGTTCCGCCCGATCGCCGCCTGGTGGCTGGCGCTGCTCGCCGCGGGCTGGATCGCCTCGATGATCCGCCACAGCGTCGGGCCGGGTCAGTGGTGGCCGTGGACGCCCGGCGGGATCCTCGCGTTCGCCCTCGTGCTGCTGCTGGTCTCCCTCCGGGTACCGCCCCGGGTGACGATCTGGGTCGTCACCGTCTCCCTCGCCCTCACCGGGACGGCCGAGCTGACCTCCCGTCCGGACGGAAGCCAGATCTCCTCCATGGAAGCCGCGGTCCTCTTCGGCTTCGTCGGGCTCCTCGGGTACGCGCTTCGCGCCCTGCGGCTGGCACGGGGCGAACTGGTCGAGCAGGAGACCCTCACCGCGGAGGAGCGGGCACGGCGCACCGTGCTGGAGGAACGCAGCCGCATCGCCCGCGAGCTGCACGACGTCGTCGCGCACCACATGTCCGTGATCTCCATCCAGGCGCAGGTCGCCCCGCACCTCGTGGACAACCCGTCGGAGGAGCTCAAGGAGAACCTGGCGGGCATCCGGGAGAACGCGCTGGAGGCCCTCACGGAGCTGCGTCGGGTGCTGGGCGTGCTGCGCTCCGAACAGGGCGGTGATCTCGCGGCCCCGAAGCATCCGCAGCCGACCCTCGCCGAGCTGGACGGTCTCGTGGACAACGTGCGGGGAGCCGGACTGGACGTCACCACCGAAGTCGCGGGCATCCGCCGGCCGCTGGCCCCCGGAGTCGAGCTGACCGCATACCGGATCGTGCAGGAGGCCCTGAGCAACTGCCTTCGCCACGCGCCCGGCTCACGGGTGGAGGTGGGCGTCGCGTACGGGCCGCGCGAACTGTACCTGTGCGTCGCCAACAGCGCGCCGAGCCGGCCGGCAGCGCCCTCGCAGGGGGCGGGGCACGGGATGCTCGGAATGCGGGAGCGGGCGGGCATGCTGGGAGGCGAACTGGCTGCGGGCCCACGTCCCGACGGCGGGTACGAGGTCAGCGCGGTGCTCCCGACGGCTCCGCAGACCCCGCCCGCCGACACCGACACCAGCTCCCGCACCGAGACGAGGAAGGCACCATGA